In one window of Aceticella autotrophica DNA:
- a CDS encoding FeoA family protein, whose amino-acid sequence MMEKRIEYNENCNNLIPLTCLKKGNKGKVIKIDACGFAVQRLNEMGLVPETEVKVLRNGILSGPVEIKVRNSHLVIGHGLASKIYVKAV is encoded by the coding sequence TATAATGAAAACTGTAATAATTTAATACCCCTTACTTGTTTAAAGAAGGGAAATAAAGGAAAAGTAATTAAGATAGATGCATGTGGGTTTGCTGTCCAAAGGTTAAATGAGATGGGTTTGGTTCCTGAGACAGAGGTAAAAGTTTTAAGGAATGGTATATTGAGTGGTCCTGTTGAAATCAAGGTAAGAAATTCACATTTGGTAATAGGTCATGGACTAGCTTCAAAAATTTATGTTAAAGCAGTGTAA